GGGATTTCCCTGCTGTTGATTCTGCATTCTCATTCGTCCTCTAGGCGGCATGCTGCCTGCCTCCTTTCACTGGATATTTCTTTGGTCATTATAGAGTATGCAAGTCGGGAAAAAAGGGTATTGGATCAAATCGGGCAAATCCCTATAAGTGTAACTAGATGTTTTGTCAAAAGTTTATTATAATGATTAGATGTTCTTTAAAAATAACGCCGACTACTTACGTTTAAATAAAAGGATATTAAAAATAAGGAGATGAAACAGATGAAAAAGAATTTATTTTTAGATTATGACTTTCAACCTTTTATTGTCCAAGCAATAGAAGAACTCGGTTTCTATGAGCCGACTGAAATTCAGAAGAAAATGATACCACTGATCCTGAAGGGGCAAAGTGCGATTGGGCAATCACAGACAGGTACGGGTAAAACCCATTCATATTTACTACCGATCATCGAAAAAGTGGATGCAGCTTCTGAACAGGTACAAGCTGTAATCACAGCACCGACAAGGGAGCTTGCTCAGCAGATTTATCACGAAATCCTGAAGCTCACTAAAAACAGTGGTATTACCTCACGCTGCTTTATCGGAGGGACCGATAAACAAAGAACGATTGAAAAGCTTAAAACACAGCCTCATATCGTTGTCGGGACACCCGGCCGGGTCAATGACCTTGTAAAAGAACAAGCACTATTTGTGCATACTTCTTCCATCCTGGTCGTAGATGAAGCAGACCTTATGCTTGATATGGGCTTTATCGAAGATGTGGATCAAATTGCCACGAAGATGCCTGAAAAGCTGCAAATGCTTGTCTTCTCTGCAACCATTCCGGAAAAATTGAAGCCTTTCATGAAAAAGTATATGGAAAATCCTCAGTTTGCTCATGTCGAGCCTGAGCGAATTTCGGCTAAAAATATCCAGCACATCATCATTCCGAAGAAAAGCCGTGAAAAAGTGAATGTCCTGTATGATCTTTTAGTGGAAATCAACCCATATTTAGGAATTGTTTTTACAAATACGAAAGCGAAGGCGGATGAAGTGGCGGATGCGCTGATCGCCAAAGGATTGAAGGTCGGCAGAATTCATGGAGATCTCTCACCGCGTGAGCGTAAGAAAATGATGAAGCAGACAAGAAACCTTGATTATCAATATATTGTGGCCACAGACCTTGCGGCAAGAGGGATTGATATCGAAGGAGTCAGCCATATCATCAACTTTGAACTTCCTCAAGACCTGGATTTCTATGTGCATAGATCAGGCCGTACTGCTAGGGCGGGTAATTCGGGAATCGCCTATACGATTTACGAACCGTCTGATGAAGATGCACTGAATCGACTTGAAAAGATGGGGATTTCATTCAGTCATATGGAGCTGAAGAAAGGTGAATGGATTGAACTTCCTGCATTGAATAAACGAAAAAGCCGTCAGAAGACAACAG
This Bacillus sp. Marseille-Q1617 DNA region includes the following protein-coding sequences:
- a CDS encoding DEAD/DEAH box helicase, giving the protein MKKNLFLDYDFQPFIVQAIEELGFYEPTEIQKKMIPLILKGQSAIGQSQTGTGKTHSYLLPIIEKVDAASEQVQAVITAPTRELAQQIYHEILKLTKNSGITSRCFIGGTDKQRTIEKLKTQPHIVVGTPGRVNDLVKEQALFVHTSSILVVDEADLMLDMGFIEDVDQIATKMPEKLQMLVFSATIPEKLKPFMKKYMENPQFAHVEPERISAKNIQHIIIPKKSREKVNVLYDLLVEINPYLGIVFTNTKAKADEVADALIAKGLKVGRIHGDLSPRERKKMMKQTRNLDYQYIVATDLAARGIDIEGVSHIINFELPQDLDFYVHRSGRTARAGNSGIAYTIYEPSDEDALNRLEKMGISFSHMELKKGEWIELPALNKRKSRQKTTADEIDVKAKSLVRKPKNVKPGYKKKMKYKMEQIKKKERRKKNRNK